A genomic segment from Panthera tigris isolate Pti1 chromosome A1, P.tigris_Pti1_mat1.1, whole genome shotgun sequence encodes:
- the BRD8 gene encoding bromodomain-containing protein 8 isoform X10, whose translation MATGTGKHKLLSTGPTEPWSIREKLCLASSVMRSGDQNWVSVSRAIKPFAEPGRPPDWFSQKHCASQYSELLETTETPKRKRGEKGEVVETVEDVIVRKLTAERVEELKKVIKETQEKYRRLKRDAELIQAGHMDSRLDELCNDIVMKKKLEEEEAEVKRKATDAAYQARQAVKTPPRRLPTVMVRSPIDSASPGGDYPLGDLTTTTMEEATSGVTPGTLPSTPVTSFPGIPDTLPPGSAPLEAPMTPVTDDSPQKKMLGQKATPPPSPLLSELLKKGSLLPTSPRLVNESEMAVASGHLNSTGVLLEVGGVLPMIHGGEMQQTPNTVAASPAASGAPTLSRLLEAGPTQFTTPLASFTTVASEPPVKLVPPPVESVSQATIVMMPALPAPSSAPAVSTPESVAPVSQPDTCVPMEAVGDPHTVTVSMDSSEISMIINSIKEECFRSGVAEAPGGSKPPSIDGKEDLDLAEKMDIAVSYTGEELDFETVGDIIAIIEDKVDDHPEVLDVAAVEAALSFCEENDDPQSLPGPWEHPIQQERDKPVSLPAPEMTVKQERLDFEETENKGIHELVDIREPSVEIKMEPAEPEQGISGPEIVAGVVPATSMEPPELRSQDLDEEPRNIAPGEIAEADVSGGKGDETPLTTVKTEASPESILSPSHGSNPIEDPLEAETQHKFEMSDSLKEESGAIFGSQIKDAPGEDEEEDGVSEAASLEEAKEEDQGEGYLSEMDNEPPVSESDDGFSIHNATLQSHTLADSIPSSPASSQFSVCSEDQEAIQAQKIWKKAIMLVWRAAANHRYANVFLQPVTDDIAPGYHSIVQRPMDLSTIKKNIENGLIRSTAEFQRDIMLMFQNAVMYNSSDHDVYHMAVEMQRDVLEQIQQFLATQLIMQTSESGISAKSLRGRDSTRKQDSSEKDGGTRGRRCAIEADMKMKK comes from the exons AAGCTGCTGAGTACTGGCCCTACAGAGCCATGGTCCATCCGAGAGAAGCTCTGTTTAGCCTCTTCGGTTATGAGGAGTGGAGATCAAAATTG GGTATCAGTTAGCAGAGCAATCAAGCCCTTTGCAGAACCTGGCCGCCCTCCAGACTGGTTCTCTCAAAAA cattgtgCTTCCCAGTACTCAGAGCTTCTAGAGACCACTGAGACCCCAAA ACGGAAAAGGGGTGAAAAGGGCGAAGTGGTAGAAACTGTTGAAGATGTCATTGTTCGGAAATTGACTGCTGAACGAGTTGAGGAACTAAAGAAAGTGATAAAGGAAACCCAAGAAAAATATAG aCGGCTGAAAAGAGATGCAGAACTAATTCAAGCTGGGCACATGGACAGCAGACTGGATGAGCTTTGCAATGACATTGTGAT gaaaaagaaattggaggaagaggaggctgaAGTAAAGAGGAAGGCTACAGATGCTGCATATCAAG CTCGTCAAGCAGTAAAGACACCCCCTCGGAGATTACCCACTGTGATGGTCCGCTCTCCTATAGATTCTGCCTCCCCAGGAGGTGATTATCCACTTGGAGACTTGACCACAACCACTATGGAAGAGGCCACCTCTGGA GTAACCCCTGGGACTTTGCCGAGTACCCCAGTCACCTCGTTTCCTGGGATTCCTGACACCCTTCCTCCAGGCTCTGCACCCTTAGAAGCCCCCATGACCCCAGTAACAGATGATTCACCCCAGAAAAAGATGCTTGGACAGAAAGCaactccacccccctcccctctgctgtcAGAGCTCTTGAAGAAGGGCAGCCTCCTGCCTACTAGCCCCAGACTG GTCAATGAGAGTGAAATGGCTGTGGCTTCTGGCCACTTGAACAGTACAGGTGTCCTCCTGGAGGTAGGCGGGGTTCTTCCCATGATACATGGTGGGGAGATGcagcaaacacccaacactgttgCAGCCTCCCCTGCTGCCTCAG GTGCTCCTACTCTTTCCCGGCTTTTAGAAGCTGGTCCTACACAGTTCACCACTCCTCTTGCTTCCTTCACTACTGTTGCCAGTGAACCTCCAGTTAAACTTGTGCCACCCCCTGTAGAGTCTGTGTCCCAGGCTACCATTGTCATGATGCCTGCGCTGCCAGCACCATCCTCTGCTCCGGCTGTCTCCACTCCTGAGAGTGTAGCTCCAG TGAGTCAGCCTGACACCTGTGTCCCCATGGAGGCTGTGGGGGATCCACATACTGTGACTGTTTCCATGGATAGCAGTGAAATCTCCATGATCATCAATTCTATCAAAGAAGAGTGTTTCCGATCAGGGGTAGCCGAGGCTCCTGGAGGATCAAAGCCTCCCAGCATAGATGGGAAGGAAGATTTAGATTTGGCTGAGAAGATGGATATTGCTGTGTCCTACACAGGTGAAGAGCTGGACTTTGAGACAGTTGGAGACATCATTGCCATCATTGAGGACAAG GTAGATGATCATCCTGAAGTGCTGGATGTGGCAGCAGTAGAAGCAGCACTGTCATTCTGTGAAGAGAATGATGATCCCCAGTCCCTGCCTGGCCCCTGGGAGCACCCTATCCAGCAGGAGCGGGACAAGCCAGTATCTCTCCCTGCACCGGAGATGACAGTCAAGCAAGAAAGGCTGGACTTTGAGGAAACCGAAAACAAAGGAATCCATGAACTGGTGGACATCAGGGAGCCCAGTGTTGAGATTAAAATGGAACCTGCAGAACCAGAGCAAGGCATCTCAGGTCCTGAAATAGTAGCTGGAGTTGTTCCAGCCACAAGTATGGAGCCACCAGAACTCAGAAGTCAGGACTTAGATGAGGAACCAAGAAACATTGCCCCAGGAGAGATTGCTGAAGCAGATGTTTCCGGTGGGAAAGGCGATGAGACTCCACTTACAACTGTGAAGACAGAG GCATCCCCTGAAAGCATCTTGTCTCCATCACATGGCTCAAATCCCATTGAAGATCCTTTAGAGGCAGAGACTCAGCACAAGTTTGAAATGTCAG ACTCATTGAAAGAAGAATCAGGGGCTATTTTTGGAAGCCAGATAAAG GATGCCCCAGgtgaggatgaggaagaagaTGGAGTCAGTGAAGCGGCCAGCCTCGAGGAGGCTAAGGAAGAAGATCAAGGAGAAGGCTATTTGTCAGAAATGGATAATGAACCCCCTGTGAGCGAGAGTGATGATGGCTTTAGCATACACAATGCTACGCTGCAGTCCCATACACTGGCAGACTCCATCCCCAGCAGCCCTGCTTCTTCACAGTT cTCTGTCTGTAGTGAGGATCAAGAAGCTATTCAGGCacagaaaatctggaagaaagcTATCATGCTTGTATGGAGAGCTGCAGCTAATCATAG ATATGCCAATGTCTTCCTGCAGCCTGTTACAGATGATATAGCACCTGGCTACCATAGCATTGTACAGAG gcctaTGGATTTGTCaactattaagaaaaacattgaaaatggACTGATTCGCAGCACAGCTGAATTTCAGCGTGACATTATGCTGATGTTCCAGAATGCTGTAATGTATAATAGCTCGGACCATGATGTCTATCATATGGCAGTAGAAATGCAGCGAGATGTCTTAGAGCAGATCCAG CAATTCCTCGCCACACAGTTGATTATGCAGACATCTGAGTCTGGGATCAGTGCTAAAAGTCTTCGAGGGAGAGATTCTACCCGCAAACAGGATTCTTCAGAGAAG GATGGGGGAACCAGGGGGCGCCGCTGTGCCATTGAAGCAGATATGAAGATGAAAAAGTGA
- the BRD8 gene encoding bromodomain-containing protein 8 isoform X8, translated as MATGTGKHKLLSTGPTEPWSIREKLCLASSVMRSGDQNWVSVSRAIKPFAEPGRPPDWFSQKHCASQYSELLETTETPKRKRGEKGEVVETVEDVIVRKLTAERVEELKKVIKETQEKYRRLKRDAELIQAGHMDSRLDELCNDIVMKKKLEEEEAEVKRKATDAAYQARQAVKTPPRRLPTVMVRSPIDSASPGGDYPLGDLTTTTMEEATSGVTPGTLPSTPVTSFPGIPDTLPPGSAPLEAPMTPVTDDSPQKKMLGQKATPPPSPLLSELLKKGSLLPTSPRLVNESEMAVASGHLNSTGVLLEVGGVLPMIHGGEMQQTPNTVAASPAASGAPTLSRLLEAGPTQFTTPLASFTTVASEPPVKLVPPPVESVSQATIVMMPALPAPSSAPAVSTPESVAPVSQPDTCVPMEAVGDPHTVTVSMDSSEISMIINSIKEECFRSGVAEAPGGSKPPSIDGKEDLDLAEKMDIAVSYTGEELDFETVGDIIAIIEDKVDDHPEVLDVAAVEAALSFCEENDDPQSLPGPWEHPIQQERDKPVSLPAPEMTVKQERLDFEETENKGIHELVDIREPSVEIKMEPAEPEQGISGPEIVAGVVPATSMEPPELRSQDLDEEPRNIAPGEIAEADVSGGKGDETPLTTVKTEASPESILSPSHGSNPIEDPLEAETQHKFEMSDSLKEESGAIFGSQIKDAPGEDEEEDGVSEAASLEEAKEEDQGEGYLSEMDNEPPVSESDDGFSIHNATLQSHTLADSIPSSPASSQFSVCSEDQEAIQAQKIWKKAIMLVWRAAANHRYANVFLQPVTDDIAPGYHSIVQRPMDLSTIKKNIENGLIRSTAEFQRDIMLMFQNAVMYNSSDHDVYHMAVEMQRDVLEQIQQFLATQLIMQTSESGISAKSLRGRDSTRKQDSSEKDSVPMGSPAFLLSLFMGHEWVWLDSEQDYPNDSELSNDCRSLFSSWDSSLDLDVGSWRETEEPGAEELEESSPGREPSELLVGDGSSEESQEEAEQVSCQNLLHFLSEVAYLMEPLCISSKESSEGCCLSSGAKQQEGREIEATEGEEPCREPGQLSAWVDTLVAKKSLGENGRPEVAPAPSDICAIQQLHRESEEGKVQQESKEEDKGEGYVSELEDQPCSGLI; from the exons AAGCTGCTGAGTACTGGCCCTACAGAGCCATGGTCCATCCGAGAGAAGCTCTGTTTAGCCTCTTCGGTTATGAGGAGTGGAGATCAAAATTG GGTATCAGTTAGCAGAGCAATCAAGCCCTTTGCAGAACCTGGCCGCCCTCCAGACTGGTTCTCTCAAAAA cattgtgCTTCCCAGTACTCAGAGCTTCTAGAGACCACTGAGACCCCAAA ACGGAAAAGGGGTGAAAAGGGCGAAGTGGTAGAAACTGTTGAAGATGTCATTGTTCGGAAATTGACTGCTGAACGAGTTGAGGAACTAAAGAAAGTGATAAAGGAAACCCAAGAAAAATATAG aCGGCTGAAAAGAGATGCAGAACTAATTCAAGCTGGGCACATGGACAGCAGACTGGATGAGCTTTGCAATGACATTGTGAT gaaaaagaaattggaggaagaggaggctgaAGTAAAGAGGAAGGCTACAGATGCTGCATATCAAG CTCGTCAAGCAGTAAAGACACCCCCTCGGAGATTACCCACTGTGATGGTCCGCTCTCCTATAGATTCTGCCTCCCCAGGAGGTGATTATCCACTTGGAGACTTGACCACAACCACTATGGAAGAGGCCACCTCTGGA GTAACCCCTGGGACTTTGCCGAGTACCCCAGTCACCTCGTTTCCTGGGATTCCTGACACCCTTCCTCCAGGCTCTGCACCCTTAGAAGCCCCCATGACCCCAGTAACAGATGATTCACCCCAGAAAAAGATGCTTGGACAGAAAGCaactccacccccctcccctctgctgtcAGAGCTCTTGAAGAAGGGCAGCCTCCTGCCTACTAGCCCCAGACTG GTCAATGAGAGTGAAATGGCTGTGGCTTCTGGCCACTTGAACAGTACAGGTGTCCTCCTGGAGGTAGGCGGGGTTCTTCCCATGATACATGGTGGGGAGATGcagcaaacacccaacactgttgCAGCCTCCCCTGCTGCCTCAG GTGCTCCTACTCTTTCCCGGCTTTTAGAAGCTGGTCCTACACAGTTCACCACTCCTCTTGCTTCCTTCACTACTGTTGCCAGTGAACCTCCAGTTAAACTTGTGCCACCCCCTGTAGAGTCTGTGTCCCAGGCTACCATTGTCATGATGCCTGCGCTGCCAGCACCATCCTCTGCTCCGGCTGTCTCCACTCCTGAGAGTGTAGCTCCAG TGAGTCAGCCTGACACCTGTGTCCCCATGGAGGCTGTGGGGGATCCACATACTGTGACTGTTTCCATGGATAGCAGTGAAATCTCCATGATCATCAATTCTATCAAAGAAGAGTGTTTCCGATCAGGGGTAGCCGAGGCTCCTGGAGGATCAAAGCCTCCCAGCATAGATGGGAAGGAAGATTTAGATTTGGCTGAGAAGATGGATATTGCTGTGTCCTACACAGGTGAAGAGCTGGACTTTGAGACAGTTGGAGACATCATTGCCATCATTGAGGACAAG GTAGATGATCATCCTGAAGTGCTGGATGTGGCAGCAGTAGAAGCAGCACTGTCATTCTGTGAAGAGAATGATGATCCCCAGTCCCTGCCTGGCCCCTGGGAGCACCCTATCCAGCAGGAGCGGGACAAGCCAGTATCTCTCCCTGCACCGGAGATGACAGTCAAGCAAGAAAGGCTGGACTTTGAGGAAACCGAAAACAAAGGAATCCATGAACTGGTGGACATCAGGGAGCCCAGTGTTGAGATTAAAATGGAACCTGCAGAACCAGAGCAAGGCATCTCAGGTCCTGAAATAGTAGCTGGAGTTGTTCCAGCCACAAGTATGGAGCCACCAGAACTCAGAAGTCAGGACTTAGATGAGGAACCAAGAAACATTGCCCCAGGAGAGATTGCTGAAGCAGATGTTTCCGGTGGGAAAGGCGATGAGACTCCACTTACAACTGTGAAGACAGAG GCATCCCCTGAAAGCATCTTGTCTCCATCACATGGCTCAAATCCCATTGAAGATCCTTTAGAGGCAGAGACTCAGCACAAGTTTGAAATGTCAG ACTCATTGAAAGAAGAATCAGGGGCTATTTTTGGAAGCCAGATAAAG GATGCCCCAGgtgaggatgaggaagaagaTGGAGTCAGTGAAGCGGCCAGCCTCGAGGAGGCTAAGGAAGAAGATCAAGGAGAAGGCTATTTGTCAGAAATGGATAATGAACCCCCTGTGAGCGAGAGTGATGATGGCTTTAGCATACACAATGCTACGCTGCAGTCCCATACACTGGCAGACTCCATCCCCAGCAGCCCTGCTTCTTCACAGTT cTCTGTCTGTAGTGAGGATCAAGAAGCTATTCAGGCacagaaaatctggaagaaagcTATCATGCTTGTATGGAGAGCTGCAGCTAATCATAG ATATGCCAATGTCTTCCTGCAGCCTGTTACAGATGATATAGCACCTGGCTACCATAGCATTGTACAGAG gcctaTGGATTTGTCaactattaagaaaaacattgaaaatggACTGATTCGCAGCACAGCTGAATTTCAGCGTGACATTATGCTGATGTTCCAGAATGCTGTAATGTATAATAGCTCGGACCATGATGTCTATCATATGGCAGTAGAAATGCAGCGAGATGTCTTAGAGCAGATCCAG CAATTCCTCGCCACACAGTTGATTATGCAGACATCTGAGTCTGGGATCAGTGCTAAAAGTCTTCGAGGGAGAGATTCTACCCGCAAACAGGATTCTTCAGAGAAG GACAGTGTCCCCATGGgctctcctgccttccttctctctctcttt ATGGGGCATGAGTGGGTTTGGTTGGATTCAGAGCAAGACTATCCCAATGACTCTGAGCTGAGCAACGACTGCAGGTCCCTCTTCAGCTCATGGGATTCCAGTCTGGATCTTGATGTGGGAAgctggagagaaacagaggagccAGGGGCTGAGGAACTAGAGGAAAGCAGCCCAGGAAGAGAACCTAGTGAGCTGCTTGTGGGGGACGGAAGCAGTGAGGAATCTCAGGAAGAGGCAGAGCAAGTCAGCTGCCAGAATCTGCTCCACTTTCTTTCTGAG GTAGCTTATTTAATGGAGCCACTGTGCATTAGCAGCAAAGAATCAAGTGAAGGTTGCTGCCTTTCGTCTGGTGCCAAACaacaggagggaagggaaattgAAGCTACTGAAGGAGAAGAACCATGTAGAGAGCCCGGACAGCTTTCAGCCTGGGTAGACACCCTAGTAGCTAAGAAGTCACTGGGAGAAAATGGAAGGCCAGAGGTGGCTCCAGCTCCCTCAGATATTTGTGCAATTCAGCAACTACACAGAGAGAGTGAAGAA GGGAAGGTTCAGCAAGAATCCAAAGAGGAGGACAAGGGTGAAGGGTATGTGTCAGAGTTGGAAGACCAGCCCTGTTCAG GTCTGATCTAG
- the BRD8 gene encoding bromodomain-containing protein 8 isoform X7, translating into MATGTGKHKLLSTGPTEPWSIREKLCLASSVMRSGDQNWVSVSRAIKPFAEPGRPPDWFSQKHCASQYSELLETTETPKRKRGEKGEVVETVEDVIVRKLTAERVEELKKVIKETQEKYRRLKRDAELIQAGHMDSRLDELCNDIVMKKKLEEEEAEVKRKATDAAYQARQAVKTPPRRLPTVMVRSPIDSASPGGDYPLGDLTTTTMEEATSGVNESEMAVASGHLNSTGVLLEVGGVLPMIHGGEMQQTPNTVAASPAASGAPTLSRLLEAGPTQFTTPLASFTTVASEPPVKLVPPPVESVSQATIVMMPALPAPSSAPAVSTPESVAPVSQPDTCVPMEAVGDPHTVTVSMDSSEISMIINSIKEECFRSGVAEAPGGSKPPSIDGKEDLDLAEKMDIAVSYTGEELDFETVGDIIAIIEDKVDDHPEVLDVAAVEAALSFCEENDDPQSLPGPWEHPIQQERDKPVSLPAPEMTVKQERLDFEETENKGIHELVDIREPSVEIKMEPAEPEQGISGPEIVAGVVPATSMEPPELRSQDLDEEPRNIAPGEIAEADVSGGKGDETPLTTVKTEASPESILSPSHGSNPIEDPLEAETQHKFEMSDSLKEESGAIFGSQIKDAPGEDEEEDGVSEAASLEEAKEEDQGEGYLSEMDNEPPVSESDDGFSIHNATLQSHTLADSIPSSPASSQFSVCSEDQEAIQAQKIWKKAIMLVWRAAANHRYANVFLQPVTDDIAPGYHSIVQRPMDLSTIKKNIENGLIRSTAEFQRDIMLMFQNAVMYNSSDHDVYHMAVEMQRDVLEQIQQFLATQLIMQTSESGISAKSLRGRDSTRKQDSSEKDSVPMGSPAFLLSLFMGHEWVWLDSEQDYPNDSELSNDCRSLFSSWDSSLDLDVGSWRETEEPGAEELEESSPGREPSELLVGDGSSEESQEEAEQVSCQNLLHFLSEVAYLMEPLCISSKESSEGCCLSSGAKQQEGREIEATEGEEPCREPGQLSAWVDTLVAKKSLGENGRPEVAPAPSDICAIQQLHRESEEGKVQQESKEEDKGEGYVSELEDQPCSGECDDDFSIQETPLVDILFSRATSSKSSDLGQSDPVQDHLLFKKTLLPVWKMIASHRFSSPFLKPVSERQAPGYKDVVKRPMDLTSLKRNLSKGRIRTMAQFQRDLMLMFQNAVMYNDSDHHVYHMAVEMQREVLEQIQVLSVWLDKRRDLNSME; encoded by the exons AAGCTGCTGAGTACTGGCCCTACAGAGCCATGGTCCATCCGAGAGAAGCTCTGTTTAGCCTCTTCGGTTATGAGGAGTGGAGATCAAAATTG GGTATCAGTTAGCAGAGCAATCAAGCCCTTTGCAGAACCTGGCCGCCCTCCAGACTGGTTCTCTCAAAAA cattgtgCTTCCCAGTACTCAGAGCTTCTAGAGACCACTGAGACCCCAAA ACGGAAAAGGGGTGAAAAGGGCGAAGTGGTAGAAACTGTTGAAGATGTCATTGTTCGGAAATTGACTGCTGAACGAGTTGAGGAACTAAAGAAAGTGATAAAGGAAACCCAAGAAAAATATAG aCGGCTGAAAAGAGATGCAGAACTAATTCAAGCTGGGCACATGGACAGCAGACTGGATGAGCTTTGCAATGACATTGTGAT gaaaaagaaattggaggaagaggaggctgaAGTAAAGAGGAAGGCTACAGATGCTGCATATCAAG CTCGTCAAGCAGTAAAGACACCCCCTCGGAGATTACCCACTGTGATGGTCCGCTCTCCTATAGATTCTGCCTCCCCAGGAGGTGATTATCCACTTGGAGACTTGACCACAACCACTATGGAAGAGGCCACCTCTGGA GTCAATGAGAGTGAAATGGCTGTGGCTTCTGGCCACTTGAACAGTACAGGTGTCCTCCTGGAGGTAGGCGGGGTTCTTCCCATGATACATGGTGGGGAGATGcagcaaacacccaacactgttgCAGCCTCCCCTGCTGCCTCAG GTGCTCCTACTCTTTCCCGGCTTTTAGAAGCTGGTCCTACACAGTTCACCACTCCTCTTGCTTCCTTCACTACTGTTGCCAGTGAACCTCCAGTTAAACTTGTGCCACCCCCTGTAGAGTCTGTGTCCCAGGCTACCATTGTCATGATGCCTGCGCTGCCAGCACCATCCTCTGCTCCGGCTGTCTCCACTCCTGAGAGTGTAGCTCCAG TGAGTCAGCCTGACACCTGTGTCCCCATGGAGGCTGTGGGGGATCCACATACTGTGACTGTTTCCATGGATAGCAGTGAAATCTCCATGATCATCAATTCTATCAAAGAAGAGTGTTTCCGATCAGGGGTAGCCGAGGCTCCTGGAGGATCAAAGCCTCCCAGCATAGATGGGAAGGAAGATTTAGATTTGGCTGAGAAGATGGATATTGCTGTGTCCTACACAGGTGAAGAGCTGGACTTTGAGACAGTTGGAGACATCATTGCCATCATTGAGGACAAG GTAGATGATCATCCTGAAGTGCTGGATGTGGCAGCAGTAGAAGCAGCACTGTCATTCTGTGAAGAGAATGATGATCCCCAGTCCCTGCCTGGCCCCTGGGAGCACCCTATCCAGCAGGAGCGGGACAAGCCAGTATCTCTCCCTGCACCGGAGATGACAGTCAAGCAAGAAAGGCTGGACTTTGAGGAAACCGAAAACAAAGGAATCCATGAACTGGTGGACATCAGGGAGCCCAGTGTTGAGATTAAAATGGAACCTGCAGAACCAGAGCAAGGCATCTCAGGTCCTGAAATAGTAGCTGGAGTTGTTCCAGCCACAAGTATGGAGCCACCAGAACTCAGAAGTCAGGACTTAGATGAGGAACCAAGAAACATTGCCCCAGGAGAGATTGCTGAAGCAGATGTTTCCGGTGGGAAAGGCGATGAGACTCCACTTACAACTGTGAAGACAGAG GCATCCCCTGAAAGCATCTTGTCTCCATCACATGGCTCAAATCCCATTGAAGATCCTTTAGAGGCAGAGACTCAGCACAAGTTTGAAATGTCAG ACTCATTGAAAGAAGAATCAGGGGCTATTTTTGGAAGCCAGATAAAG GATGCCCCAGgtgaggatgaggaagaagaTGGAGTCAGTGAAGCGGCCAGCCTCGAGGAGGCTAAGGAAGAAGATCAAGGAGAAGGCTATTTGTCAGAAATGGATAATGAACCCCCTGTGAGCGAGAGTGATGATGGCTTTAGCATACACAATGCTACGCTGCAGTCCCATACACTGGCAGACTCCATCCCCAGCAGCCCTGCTTCTTCACAGTT cTCTGTCTGTAGTGAGGATCAAGAAGCTATTCAGGCacagaaaatctggaagaaagcTATCATGCTTGTATGGAGAGCTGCAGCTAATCATAG ATATGCCAATGTCTTCCTGCAGCCTGTTACAGATGATATAGCACCTGGCTACCATAGCATTGTACAGAG gcctaTGGATTTGTCaactattaagaaaaacattgaaaatggACTGATTCGCAGCACAGCTGAATTTCAGCGTGACATTATGCTGATGTTCCAGAATGCTGTAATGTATAATAGCTCGGACCATGATGTCTATCATATGGCAGTAGAAATGCAGCGAGATGTCTTAGAGCAGATCCAG CAATTCCTCGCCACACAGTTGATTATGCAGACATCTGAGTCTGGGATCAGTGCTAAAAGTCTTCGAGGGAGAGATTCTACCCGCAAACAGGATTCTTCAGAGAAG GACAGTGTCCCCATGGgctctcctgccttccttctctctctcttt ATGGGGCATGAGTGGGTTTGGTTGGATTCAGAGCAAGACTATCCCAATGACTCTGAGCTGAGCAACGACTGCAGGTCCCTCTTCAGCTCATGGGATTCCAGTCTGGATCTTGATGTGGGAAgctggagagaaacagaggagccAGGGGCTGAGGAACTAGAGGAAAGCAGCCCAGGAAGAGAACCTAGTGAGCTGCTTGTGGGGGACGGAAGCAGTGAGGAATCTCAGGAAGAGGCAGAGCAAGTCAGCTGCCAGAATCTGCTCCACTTTCTTTCTGAG GTAGCTTATTTAATGGAGCCACTGTGCATTAGCAGCAAAGAATCAAGTGAAGGTTGCTGCCTTTCGTCTGGTGCCAAACaacaggagggaagggaaattgAAGCTACTGAAGGAGAAGAACCATGTAGAGAGCCCGGACAGCTTTCAGCCTGGGTAGACACCCTAGTAGCTAAGAAGTCACTGGGAGAAAATGGAAGGCCAGAGGTGGCTCCAGCTCCCTCAGATATTTGTGCAATTCAGCAACTACACAGAGAGAGTGAAGAA GGGAAGGTTCAGCAAGAATCCAAAGAGGAGGACAAGGGTGAAGGGTATGTGTCAGAGTTGGAAGACCAGCCCTGTTCAGGTGAGTGTGATGATGACTTCAGTATTCAGGAGACTCCTTTGGTGGATATCCTTTTCAGCCGTGCTACCTCCTCAAAGTC GTCTGATCTAGGTCAGAGTGACCCTGTTCAGGATCACTTGCTATTTAAGAAGACTCTCTTGCCAGTCTGGAAGATGATTGCCAGTCACAG GTTCAGCAGTCCTTTTCTGAAGCCTGTATCAGAAAGGCAGGCCCCGGGATAcaaggatgtggtgaaaag ACCCATGGACTTAACTAGCCTGAAAAGGAATCTGTCTAAGGGACGGATTCGTACCATGGCTCAGTTCCAGAGAGACCTGATGCTGATGTTCCAAAATGCTGTGATGTACAATGACTCTGATCATCATGTGTACCATATGGCTGTGGAGATGCAACGAGAAGTCTTGGAGCAGATTCAG GTGCTGAGTGTTTGGTTAGACAAAAGAAGAGACTTAAATAGTATGGAATGA